The DNA region GTTCGAAAAGGGTGACGCCCGCGTGGCGGAGGTTGCCGAGCAGCACTCCGGCCAGGAGTTCACCGAGGACGGCGGGCTGCCCGAGGCGCACCGCCGCCTCACCCCCCAGTTTCGCAACGGCGAGGACGGCGGCCAGGACCAGGGCGTAGTGGGCCGAGGGGTCGCCGTGAGCGCCCCCCCCGGCGAAGGCGTAGGACACCGGGAGGGCGGCGAGGGCGAGAAGGAGGAGTAAACGGTTTGGGTTCATGGTTTCCTTTTCTTTTGTAGGCGCCGCCTGCCGGGCGGCGCGGTTTCGGCCGAAGCGCGGGTGCGCCATCCGGCAGATGGCGCGTACCGTAGGCGCCGCCTGCCGGGCGGCGCGGTTCCGGTCGCAGCGCGGGTGCGCCATCCGGCAGATGGCGCGTACCGTAGGCGCCGCCTGCCGGGCGGCGCGGTTTCGGCCGGAGCGCGGGTGCGCCATCCGGCAGATGGCGCGTACCGTAGGCGCCGCCTGCCGGGCGGCGCGGTTTCGGCCGCGGGGCGGGTGCGCCATCCGGCAGATGGCGCGTACGGCCGGCAGATGGCGCGTACCGCAGGCGCCTACGGTGCGGCGGGGAGCAGGATCAGGGCCCAGCGCTCCCCGTCGGCAACGACGTCCAGGCGGTCTCCGGGAAAACGTTCCTTCGCCCGGCGCGTCAGTTCCGCGTTCATCCGCTCCCAGGCCGACCGGGTCCGGGCACCCCGGGCCCCGGCGGGGTCGCGCAGTTCCAGCCTCGCGCGGAAGGGGACCCCGGCGGCCAAGCCGTCGAGGGCCCGGAACGCCGGATCCAGGGACCCGGTCCCGTTGACCGGCCGCTCGGAGGCGAACACCGTGGCATCGACCCGCTCTTCCCGGACCGTGACGCTGAGGCCCGCTTCCCTCTCGAAAACCGCGGCGAGGAGGGTGGTGTCCGCGGTCGGCGTGTCCTTCCCCACCAGGCGGCCCAGGGTGAGGACATCCCCCTGGTCGCCGATTTCCAGGGCCCACCCGTACCACCCCGCGGCGGGGTCCGTCTCCCCGAGCCAGGTGAAGAACGCGCGGCACCTCCCGCGGAGGGCCTCCTCGAGGGCCGGGGACGGGGCCTTTGCCAGCAGCGTCACGTCGTAAGGCCCGTCGGCCCCGTTCATCCCGAACCGGAGTTCCGCCAGTTGCCGGTTGAGCTGTTCGCTGGATTGCTGCAGGCTCCGGTTCATGTACTCCGACGAGGGGATCACCTCGAGGGCCAGGTTCGGCGGCCGCCCCGCGGCGGCGGCCAGGCGGGTGAGGAGTTCCCCGCGGAGGGCCGTCTCGGAGCCCGGTGTGCCCACCACCGTCAAGCGGACGGTGACGGCGCCGTGGCTCACGATGCTCTGCCGGCGCAGGACCCGGTGCTTTTTCTCGAAGTCGTCCAGCACGGTGCTCACCCGGTGTTTCGTGTTGATCTCCCAGGTGACCCTTCTCAGGGCGACCCCGAGGGGGAAGGCCACGACGACCACGAAGAGGAGGGGGAGGATCAGGCGCAGATGGTGCCAGCGGGCGAGGACCCCGTTGATGCGGGTCGATCCGAAGAACCGGAAGAGGAGGCTCCGCCGGTCCTCGTCCTTGAGGGCTTCCGGTTCCACCTTCTGGGAGTTTTCCCGCCCGAAGCCGAGGGCAAGGAAGAAGAGGTCGGTGACCAGGATGATGGCGGAGAGGTTGGCGGTGAAGAGCAGCAGCGAGCCCGTGGCCACGGCGGCGTTCGCCGTCCCGACCCCGAAACCCGCCACGCACAGGGGCGGCACCAGGGCGATGGCGATGGCCGTGCCCGCCGCCGCGGTGAAGACGTCGTGGGCGTTGCGGGCGGCGGTGAAGGCGGCGGCCAGTCCGCAGAAGAGGGCCACGGCCAGGTCGAGCGCCGTGGGTTGCGTGCGGGCCAGGATCTCCGACGTCACCTCCTGGAAGGGGAGCAGGAGGGTCATCAGGGCGGCGAGCCCCACCACGAAGACGATGCTCTTGAGCGTGCGGGTGGTGGCCCGGGCGGCGAGGTAGGGGTGCCCGATGCTGAAGGAGACGCCCACCTGGACGATGGGCGTCATGAGCGGGGACACCAGCATGGCCCCGATCACGACCCCCGTGGAGTTGAGCACCAACCCCAGGTGGGCGATCCCCGCGGCGATGGCCAGCTGCAGCCAGTAGGCCAGGGGGTGGCGCTCGGTGGCCTGATACAGGTCGATCAGGGACCCCACCCGGTTTTCGGGTTCGATCCCCAGCAGGCGTGACAGTCGGTCCTGTACCCTCATATGTCTCCTCTCCGGAAAAGGACGTTCTTCCGTACCATCGCCCTCCGGGCAATGGACTCCGGGGATAAACTCCAGGCGACGGACGGTCTAAGTGCATCGCCCGGAGGGCGATGCTACAGGCTTTCGGCCGGGTGGACGGCCACCCTGCCGACCCCGCTCACAGGTGGGAGAAGCCGTCCGTTTCCTTCTCCTCCCGTGTTTCCAGACCCTTTTCCAGGGCCCGGCGGGCGATGTCCCTCCCCCCGAGGCCGAAGGCGATGGCCAGGCCCAGCATGACGGCCCCGAAGGCGATGGTGAAGGCCGAGGTGACGATGCTGCTGGCGATCTTCAACTGTTCCAGGGCCATGGCGAACGCCAGGACCGTCACGAGCCATTTTACCACGAGACCGAGGATGCCGGGGGAGGGGATGTGGGAGTTGACCGCGGCGAGCAGGGCGGCCCGGGAGAGGAAGGACCCCACGAGGGCGCCCAGGATGAGGATGAGAACGGCGGAGGCGATGTTGGGCAGGTAGAGGATCAGTTCGGTGTTGAAGCGCTTGAACGCCTCGATGCCCATCGCCTTCATCCCGGAGGCGGTGAAGAGGAGGAACACCAGCCAGAAGAGGATTCTCCCCACCAGGT from Acidobacteriota bacterium includes:
- a CDS encoding DUF389 domain-containing protein gives rise to the protein MRVQDRLSRLLGIEPENRVGSLIDLYQATERHPLAYWLQLAIAAGIAHLGLVLNSTGVVIGAMLVSPLMTPIVQVGVSFSIGHPYLAARATTRTLKSIVFVVGLAALMTLLLPFQEVTSEILARTQPTALDLAVALFCGLAAAFTAARNAHDVFTAAAGTAIAIALVPPLCVAGFGVGTANAAVATGSLLLFTANLSAIILVTDLFFLALGFGRENSQKVEPEALKDEDRRSLLFRFFGSTRINGVLARWHHLRLILPLLFVVVVAFPLGVALRRVTWEINTKHRVSTVLDDFEKKHRVLRRQSIVSHGAVTVRLTVVGTPGSETALRGELLTRLAAAAGRPPNLALEVIPSSEYMNRSLQQSSEQLNRQLAELRFGMNGADGPYDVTLLAKAPSPALEEALRGRCRAFFTWLGETDPAAGWYGWALEIGDQGDVLTLGRLVGKDTPTADTTLLAAVFEREAGLSVTVREERVDATVFASERPVNGTGSLDPAFRALDGLAAGVPFRARLELRDPAGARGARTRSAWERMNAELTRRAKERFPGDRLDVVADGERWALILLPAAP